TCGCGAACCGGTTCATGTCCGGCTCGTAGCGATCATTGCGGGTGACCGTATCGCCCTGCGCACGCAGGAAGGCGGTCAGCGCCGCCGGGCCGCCGTTCACCCCCAGCAGCAGGTTGGCAGCGGTGTTGTCGCTGGTGGTCAGCGTGCCCCGGCACAGGTCGCGCACGCTCAGATCCTTGCCGACGTGGCGGCGGGCCACCGGGGCGTAGGACAACAGATCCCGTTCGGTGATCGGCACGCGGGTGTCCAGCGAAAGGCGACCGGCGTCGGCCAGGCTCAGGATGTGGGCCACCAGCATCGACTTGAACGTACTGCACATCGGGAAGCGCTCGTCCTGGCGGTGCCCGGCGAGGCGGCGGCCGCTGCCGGTGTCCAGCACGGTCACGCCCAGGCGGCCGCCACTGGCCTTTTCCAGCGCGGCGAAATCCACCGCACCGGCAATGGCGGCAGGCGTGGCCCGGCTGGCGGAAGCAGGCGCGGCGGCCCGCGCCACGGCGGGCGCAAGCAGGGAGGATGCAACGGCGGCACCACTGAGCTGGAGGAATCGACGGCGGGCGTGCATGGGCGGGCTCCGGGAAAGGAATCCGGATTATTGAAAGCGCAGCGGGCAGGCAACCAACGCGAATTTTCAGGGTCAGGCATGAGGATAATTAATGCCTGTCGCATTCAACCCGTTCTTTGACGGCTTCACCGGGTAACAGGCTACGATGCACCCATCAGCCTGCCTCACACCTCCCGATGCTGCATCCCACTCTGCCGCTCAACGCCCTGCGTGCCTTCGAGGCCGCTGCCCGGCACCAGAACTTCACCCGCGCTGCGCTGGAGCTGTGCGTCAGCCAGGCCGCGCTCAGCCACCAGATCCGCGGGCTGGAAGACCGGCTGGGCATCCGCCTGTTCCACCGCCTGCCGCGTGGCGTGGCACTCACCGACGAGGGCGCCGCACTGTTCCCGGTGCTGCATGAATCCTTCGAGCGCATCTCGGCCAGCATCGCCCGCTACACCGGCGGGCCGGCGCGGGAAGTACTGACGCTGGGCGTAGTGGGGACGTTTGCAACCGGCTGGCTGCTGCCGCGCCTGGCGGCGTTCGAGGCCGCGCACCCGGATATCGAACTGCGCCTGCAGACCCACAACAACCGCATTGATCTGGCGGGCGAAGGGTTGGACCTGGCGATCCGCTTCGGCGATGGCGACTGGCAGGGCCAGGCCTGCACGGCGATCCTCGATGCGCCCTTCGCGCCGCTGTGCGCCCCCGCCCTGGCACGGCGCCTGAAGCAGCCGCGTGACCTGGGCACCGTGCCGCTGCTGCGGTCCTACCGCAGCGACGAATGGCCGCGCTGGCTGCAGGCAGCCGGGGTGAGCGGCGTGGAGGCGCGCGGGCCGGTGTTCGATTCGTCGTTGACCGTCGCGATGGCCGCGGCCGGCGGTGCGGGCGTGGCCCTGCTGCCGTTGCGCATGTTCGAGCAGGAACTGGCCGAAGGCCGCCTGCTGCAGCCCTTCGCAACCACGCTGGACCTGGGCCGCTATTGGCTCACCCGGCTGCGCTCACGCGCCGAGCGAGAGCCCGCCCGGCGCTTCCGCGAATGGCTGCAGGCGCAGGGATGACGTGCGTGGTAGAGCCGGCCGCTGGCCGGCTGCCATTGATCCTCGCGAGCGAATTCGTTGCCGGCCAGCGGCCGGCACTACCCGTTACCCTTCCAGCAGTTCCATCCACGCCGCTTCGGCTTTTTCCAGCTGCGCGGCGGTGGTTTCGCGGTCGCGGCCCAGCACCGCCATGCGGGTGGCGTCGGCGTAGTTGGCAGGGTCGGCCAGCTGGCGGTCCAGTTCGGCCAGGCTGCTCTCCAGTTCGGCCACCTTGGTTTCGGCGGCGGCCAGCTTGTGCGGATTGGCAGGCTTCTTCTGCACGACCTGCGCCACCGGAGCGGTCTTGACCACCACCGGCTCTTCCACCTGTTCCATGCGCGCCTTGGTGCCCTGCGCCTGCGGGCGGGTGCGCAGCCAGGCGGCGTAGGCATCCAGGTCGCCGTCGAACGGTTCGACCACGCCATCAGCCACGCGCCAGTACGTATCGCAGACCAGGCCGATGAGGTGCCGGTCGTGCGAGACCATCACGATGGCGCCTTCAAAGGTTGCCAGCGCTTCGGCCAGCGCTTCGCGCATTTCCAGGTCAAGGTGGTTGGTCGGTTCGTCCAGCAACAGCACGTTCGGCTGCTGCCAGGCGATCAGCGCCAGCGCCAGGCGGGCGCGTTCGCCACCGGAGAAGCCATCGACCGGCTCGAACGCGCGGTCACCGGGGAAGTTCCACTTGCCGAGGAAATCGCGGAACGACTGGTTCGGCGCATCCGGGGCGATCTCGCGGAAATGCTCCATCGGCGACTGCCCTTCATGCAGCGATTCCACCGTGTGCTGGGCGAAGTAGCCGATCTTCAGGTCCGGGTGCGCCGAACGCTCGCCGGCAACCGGCTTCAGCTCGCCCACCAGCGTCTTCACCAGGGTGGTCTTGCCGGCGCCGTTGGGGCCGAGCAGGCCGATACGCTGGCCGGCCTCCAGGCCGAAGCCCACGTTGTTGAGGATGACCGCGTCCTTGCCGTAACCGGCCTCGACATGGTTCAGGCGGATCAGCGAGAACGGCAGCTTGGCCGGCGGCGCGAACTCGATGCGGAACTCGCGCTCGGCGCGTACCGCTTCGGTACCGGCCAGCTTGGCCAGGCGCTTCATGCGGCTCTGTGCCTGTGCGGCCTTGCTGGCCTGGGCCTTGAAGCGGTCGATGAAGCTCTGCAGGTGGGCGCGCTCGGCCTGCTCCTTTTCGTGCGCGATCTGCTGCTGGCGCAGCTGTTCGGCGCGCTGACGCTCGAAATCGGTGTAACCGCCCGGGTAGAGCTTGGCGCCACCACCATGCAGGTGCAGGGTGTGAGTGGCCACGTTGTCGAGGAACTCGCGGTCATGCGAGATCAG
Above is a genomic segment from Stenotrophomonas sp. ESTM1D_MKCIP4_1 containing:
- the blaL2 gene encoding L2 family extended-spectrum class A beta-lactamase, which encodes MHARRRFLQLSGAAVASSLLAPAVARAAAPASASRATPAAIAGAVDFAALEKASGGRLGVTVLDTGSGRRLAGHRQDERFPMCSTFKSMLVAHILSLADAGRLSLDTRVPITERDLLSYAPVARRHVGKDLSVRDLCRGTLTTSDNTAANLLLGVNGGPAALTAFLRAQGDTVTRNDRYEPDMNRFAKGDARDTTSPAAMAASLARFAVGDGLLQASRLQFADWLVDNQTGDACLRAGLGPRWRVGDKTGSNGEDTRNDIAVLWPRAGDTPWVITAYLQGASVDEEQRAAVLARVGALADALIG
- the ampR gene encoding LysR family transcriptional regulator AmpR, which codes for MLHPTLPLNALRAFEAAARHQNFTRAALELCVSQAALSHQIRGLEDRLGIRLFHRLPRGVALTDEGAALFPVLHESFERISASIARYTGGPAREVLTLGVVGTFATGWLLPRLAAFEAAHPDIELRLQTHNNRIDLAGEGLDLAIRFGDGDWQGQACTAILDAPFAPLCAPALARRLKQPRDLGTVPLLRSYRSDEWPRWLQAAGVSGVEARGPVFDSSLTVAMAAAGGAGVALLPLRMFEQELAEGRLLQPFATTLDLGRYWLTRLRSRAEREPARRFREWLQAQG
- a CDS encoding ABC-F family ATP-binding cassette domain-containing protein, giving the protein MISLRNFALRRGERLLLSNVDLTLHAGYRVGVVGRNGAGKSSLFAAVKGELEADKGDVDLPGKVRIASVAQETPSLPDPALSFVLGGDTEVAAVLAAEADATAREDWEAVAEAHTRMAELNAYDAEARAGKLLHGLGFPAETHHRAVSSFSGGWRVRLNLARALMMPSDLLLLDEPTNHLDLDAVYWLEQWLLKYPGTLLLISHDREFLDNVATHTLHLHGGGAKLYPGGYTDFERQRAEQLRQQQIAHEKEQAERAHLQSFIDRFKAQASKAAQAQSRMKRLAKLAGTEAVRAEREFRIEFAPPAKLPFSLIRLNHVEAGYGKDAVILNNVGFGLEAGQRIGLLGPNGAGKTTLVKTLVGELKPVAGERSAHPDLKIGYFAQHTVESLHEGQSPMEHFREIAPDAPNQSFRDFLGKWNFPGDRAFEPVDGFSGGERARLALALIAWQQPNVLLLDEPTNHLDLEMREALAEALATFEGAIVMVSHDRHLIGLVCDTYWRVADGVVEPFDGDLDAYAAWLRTRPQAQGTKARMEQVEEPVVVKTAPVAQVVQKKPANPHKLAAAETKVAELESSLAELDRQLADPANYADATRMAVLGRDRETTAAQLEKAEAAWMELLEG